A region from the Triticum aestivum cultivar Chinese Spring chromosome 3D, IWGSC CS RefSeq v2.1, whole genome shotgun sequence genome encodes:
- the LOC123075238 gene encoding uncharacterized protein, producing MTSMISTDDAAATSHVDAPVPVTTRDHGEAAGVAGKGAASAEEQEQAAARRDVFLLAGIRKLIKSFRSLSHIFELYKDEEEEDDDIQIGFPTDVEHVAHIGLDGSSSVASLRGMDGARELLSLSTNISLQQFEFAMASIAAHDDRSAAIAASP from the exons ATGACATCGATGATCAGCACGGACGATGCTGCTGCGACAAGCCATGTCGACGCTCCAGTTCCAG ttaCGACGAGGGATCACGGGGAGGCGGCGGGTGTCGCCGGCAAGGGCGCCGCGTCCGCGGAAGAGCAGGagcaggcggcggcgaggcgcgacgTCTTCCTGCTGGCCGGGATCAGGAAGCTCATCAAGAGCTTCAGGAGCCTGTCCCACATCTTCGAGCTGTacaaggacgaggaggaggaggacgacgacatccAGATCGGGTTCCCTACGGACGTGGAGCACGTGGCCCACATCGGGCTGGACGGCTccagcagcgtcgccagcctcAGGGGGATGGACGGGgccagggagctcctctccctctcCACCAACATCTCCCTCCAGCAGTTCGAGTTCGCCATGGCCTCCATCGCCGCGCATGACGACCGCAGCGCCGCCATAGCAGCTAGCCCGTAA